The Panicum virgatum strain AP13 chromosome 5K, P.virgatum_v5, whole genome shotgun sequence genome has a window encoding:
- the LOC120709391 gene encoding small RNA-binding protein 11, chloroplastic-like isoform X2: MALLNRRGWTTLRCAAISFQFGKLFNRTAAASSSGTGCTSKLFVGVQVFLTILMKQLSRTLSLNMVLLLQVVCHPTTGKSKGFGFVTFSSQDEAAKAAHKMDGEVLDGRNIRVHYSNTG, from the exons ATGGCACTACTGAATCGGAGAGGATGGACGACGCTGCGCTGTGCTGCGATTTCGTTCCAGTTCGGGAAGCTGTTTAATCGGACCGCCGCCGCGTCTTCATCTGGAACTGGATGCACCTCCAAACTGTTCGTCGGTG TGCAGGTCTTTCTTACGATACTAATGAAACAGCTCTCAAGGacgctttctctcaacatggtgCTGTTATTGCAG GTTGTATGCCATCCAACGACGGGCAAGTCAAAAGGGTTTGGCTTTGTCACGTTTTCTTCACAAGATGAAGCAGCAAAGGCAGCGCACAAGATGGACGGTGAG GTGCTTGATGGGAGGAATATTCGGGTGCACTACTCAAACACTGGATGA
- the LOC120709391 gene encoding glycine-rich RNA-binding protein 5, mitochondrial-like isoform X1, translating to MALLNRRGWTTLRCAAISFQFGKLFNRTAAASSSGTGCTSKLFVGGLSYDTNETALKDAFSQHGAVIAVKVVCHPTTGKSKGFGFVTFSSQDEAAKAAHKMDGEVLDGRNIRVHYSNTG from the exons ATGGCACTACTGAATCGGAGAGGATGGACGACGCTGCGCTGTGCTGCGATTTCGTTCCAGTTCGGGAAGCTGTTTAATCGGACCGCCGCCGCGTCTTCATCTGGAACTGGATGCACCTCCAAACTGTTCGTCGGTG GTCTTTCTTACGATACTAATGAAACAGCTCTCAAGGacgctttctctcaacatggtgCTGTTATTGCAG TGAAGGTTGTATGCCATCCAACGACGGGCAAGTCAAAAGGGTTTGGCTTTGTCACGTTTTCTTCACAAGATGAAGCAGCAAAGGCAGCGCACAAGATGGACGGTGAG GTGCTTGATGGGAGGAATATTCGGGTGCACTACTCAAACACTGGATGA
- the LOC120709392 gene encoding uncharacterized protein LOC120709392 — translation MAAVDLSKLVKEKRFWVASFLVAWAAALQGHMMWMQRQEAFKHKFGADASDASSSLDSSST, via the exons ATGGCGGCGGTAGATCTGTCcaagctggtgaaggagaagcgcTTCTGGGTGGCCTCCTTCCTCGTCGCATGGGCAGCCGCGCTGCAG GGCCACATGATGTGGATGCAGCGCCAGGAAGCCTTCAAGCACAAGTTTGGCGCAGACGCCTCCGACGCCTCTTCCTCCTTGGATTCCTCCTCTACCTAG
- the LOC120709395 gene encoding probable aquaporin TIP1-2 isoform X2, giving the protein MNRIAVGAPGELSHPDTAKAAVSEFISVLIFIFAGSGSGMAFSKLTAGGATTPAGLIAASLAYALALIVSVSIGANISGGHANPAVTFGAFVGGNITLFKAVVYWVAQLLGSVVACLLLKIATGGAAVGALSLSAGVGAWNAVVFEIVMTFGLVYTVYATAVDPKKGDLGVIAPIAIGFIVGANILAGGAFDGAAMNPAVAFGPAVVTGVWENHWVYWLGSFVGAAIAALVYDIIFIGQRPHDQLPATDY; this is encoded by the exons ATGAACAG GATCGCCGTGGGCGCTCCGGGCGAGCTGTCGCACCCTGACACTGCCAAGGCTGCCGTCTCCGAGTTCATCTCCGTGCTCATCTTCATCTTCGCCGGCTCCGGATCCGGCATGGCCTTCA GCAAGCTCACCGCCGGCGGCGCAACCACTCCTGCTGGCCTCATCGCCGCGTCTCTGGCGTACGCCCTGGCCCTCATCGTCTCCGTCTCCATCGGCGCCAACATCTCCGGCGGTCACGCCAACCCGGCCGTCACGTTCGGCGCCTTCGTGGGCGGCAACATCACCCTCTTCAAGGCCGTCGTCTACTGGGTGGCGCAGTTGCTCGGCTCCGTCGTCGCCTGCCTTCTCCTCAAGATCGCCACCGGCGGGGCGGCTGTGGGCGCCCTATCTCTGTCCGCCGGCGTGGGCGCCTGGAACGCCGTCGTCTTCGAGATCGTCATGACCTTCGGCCTCGTCTACACCGTGTACGCCACCGCTGTGGACCCCAAGAAGGGCGACCTCGGCGTCATCGCGCCCATCGCCATCGGCTTCATCGTCGGCGCCAacatcctcgccggcggcgcattcgacggcgccgccatgaacccCGCCGTGGCCTTCGGCCCAGCCGTCGTCACCGGCGTGTGGGAGAACCACTGGGTGTACTGGCTCGGCTCCTTCGTGGGCGCGGCCATCGCAGCGCTCGTCTATGACATCATCTTCATCGGACAGCGCCCGCACGACCAGCTGCCCGCCACCGACTACTGA
- the LOC120709395 gene encoding probable aquaporin TIP1-2 isoform X1 has translation MPVSRIAVGAPGELSHPDTAKAAVSEFISVLIFIFAGSGSGMAFSKLTAGGATTPAGLIAASLAYALALIVSVSIGANISGGHANPAVTFGAFVGGNITLFKAVVYWVAQLLGSVVACLLLKIATGGAAVGALSLSAGVGAWNAVVFEIVMTFGLVYTVYATAVDPKKGDLGVIAPIAIGFIVGANILAGGAFDGAAMNPAVAFGPAVVTGVWENHWVYWLGSFVGAAIAALVYDIIFIGQRPHDQLPATDY, from the exons ATGCCGGTGAGCAGGATCGCCGTGGGCGCTCCGGGCGAGCTGTCGCACCCTGACACTGCCAAGGCTGCCGTCTCCGAGTTCATCTCCGTGCTCATCTTCATCTTCGCCGGCTCCGGATCCGGCATGGCCTTCA GCAAGCTCACCGCCGGCGGCGCAACCACTCCTGCTGGCCTCATCGCCGCGTCTCTGGCGTACGCCCTGGCCCTCATCGTCTCCGTCTCCATCGGCGCCAACATCTCCGGCGGTCACGCCAACCCGGCCGTCACGTTCGGCGCCTTCGTGGGCGGCAACATCACCCTCTTCAAGGCCGTCGTCTACTGGGTGGCGCAGTTGCTCGGCTCCGTCGTCGCCTGCCTTCTCCTCAAGATCGCCACCGGCGGGGCGGCTGTGGGCGCCCTATCTCTGTCCGCCGGCGTGGGCGCCTGGAACGCCGTCGTCTTCGAGATCGTCATGACCTTCGGCCTCGTCTACACCGTGTACGCCACCGCTGTGGACCCCAAGAAGGGCGACCTCGGCGTCATCGCGCCCATCGCCATCGGCTTCATCGTCGGCGCCAacatcctcgccggcggcgcattcgacggcgccgccatgaacccCGCCGTGGCCTTCGGCCCAGCCGTCGTCACCGGCGTGTGGGAGAACCACTGGGTGTACTGGCTCGGCTCCTTCGTGGGCGCGGCCATCGCAGCGCTCGTCTATGACATCATCTTCATCGGACAGCGCCCGCACGACCAGCTGCCCGCCACCGACTACTGA
- the LOC120709394 gene encoding vacuolar fusion protein MON1 homolog isoform X2 → MDPPPNPNPNPTNAQPQADAAARLAALSLRGGRDLPPDFEIHEHHLDDDDDDDEGYLTAASRGGSSTCAWKGLLDDDRDGDDVSPPSPSSSGYAGERGSSLDDDPDPEPEPAQDWPRDKKHLDEDDASSSWRKRKKHFFILSNSGKPIYSRYGDEHKLAGFSATLQAIISFVENSGDHIKFVRSGKHQIVFLVKGPIYLVCISCTEESYEGLRGQLELMYGQLLLILTKSVNRCFEKNPKFDMAPLLGGTDAVFLSLIHAFSWNPATFLHAYTCLPLAQSTRQAASAVLQDVADSGVLFALLMCEHKVISLVGAQKATLHPDDILLLANFILSSESFRTSESFSPICLPRYNPMAFLYAYVHFFDEHTYVTLLTTQSDAFYDLKDSRARIQNVLLKSNVLTEVQRSLHESALHVEDLPIDPSSQSASQPPQSSRDMSSQSLTSEMAIGGPAGLWHFIYKSVYLDQYVSSEFPSSISNQKQQKRLYKAYQKLYASMHDKATDPHKTQFRRDEDYVLFCWITQDFELYAAFNPLADKTQAIKMCNRVCQWVRDLENEIFVYGESALSW, encoded by the exons ATGGATCCACcaccaaaccctaaccccaacCCCACCAACGCCCAGCCCCAAGCCGACGCTGCAGCCAGGCTCGCCGCCCTCTCTCTTCGCGGCGGCAGGGACCTCCCCCCGGACTTCGAGATCCACGAGCACcacctcgacgacgacgacgacgacgacgagggctACCTCACCGCCGCGTCCAGAGGCGGGAGCAGCACCTGTGCCTGGAAGGGCCTTCTTGACGACGACAGGGACGGGGACGACGTCTCCCCGCCCAGCCCCAGCAGCAGCGGTTACGCCGGCGAGCGGGGAAGCAGCCTCGACGATGACcccgaccccgaacccgaacctgCCCAGGATTGGCCGCGTGACAAGAAGCATCTCGACGAG GACGATGCCTCATCTTCgtggaggaagaggaaaaaACATTTCTTCATCTTGAGCAATTCTGGCAAGCCAATATATTCCAG GTATGGAGACGAGCACAAGCTAGCTGGCTTTTCTGCTACACTGCAAGCAATCATTTCCTTTGTTGAGAACAG TGGTGACCATATCAAATTTGTGAGGTCTGGCAAACATCAG ATAGTTTTCCTTGTGAAAGGACCAATCTATTTAGTCTGTATAAGCTGCACGGAAGAGTCATATGAAGGACTGAGGGGGCAATTAGAGCTCATGTATGGTCAG TTGTTGCTTATTTTGACAAAGTCGGTCAATAGGTGCTTTGAGAAGAATCCCAAATTCGATATGGCACCATTGCTTGGTGGCACTGATGCAGTTTTCCTATCTCTTATACACGCATTCAGCTG GAATCCAGCGACGTTTCTTCATGCATACACATGCCTCCCTCTCGCGCAATCAACAAGGCAGGCAGCTAGCGCAGTTTTGCAGGATGTTGCTGATTCAGGGGTTCTATTTGCACTGTTGATGTGTGAGCACAAG GTAATTAGTCTTGTGGGAGCACAAAAGGCAACTTTGCATCCTGATGATATTTTATTACTTGCGAATTTCATACTGTCCTCTGAATCTTTTAG AACGTCAGAGTCATTTTCACCCATATGTTTGCCAAGATACAATCCTATGGCCTTCTTGTATGCTTATGTTCACTTTTTCGAT GAACATACATACGTGACTTTGCTTACTACGCAATCAGATGCCTTTTATGATCTCAAGGATTCCAG GGCCCGCATTCAAAATGTTCTCTTGAAGTCAAATGTCCTCACCGAAGTCCAAAGATCTTTACATGAGAGTGCGCTGCATGTTGAGGATCTCCCAATCGATCCATCTTCTCAATCTGCATCCCAGCCTCCGCAGTCATCTCGAGACATGAGTTCCCAATCTTTAACTTCTGAAATGGCAATTGGAGGACCGGCTGGACTCTGGCATTTTATATACAAAAGTGTTTACCTTGACCAGTATGTATCATCTgaattcccctcatccattagCAATCAAAAGCAGCAAAAGAG ATTGTACAAAGCTTACCAAAAACTGTATGCCTCCATGCACGATAAAGCAACAGATCCACACAAAACTCAATTCAGAAGAGACGAGGATTATG TTCTATTTTGCTGGATAACTCAGGACTTTGAGCTGTATGCAGCCTTTAATCCACTGGCTGATAAG ACCCAAGCAATTAAGATGTGCAATAGAGTATGCCAATGGGTGAGGGATTTAGAGAATGAGATATTCGTATATGGGGAAAGCGCCCTTTCCTGGTGA
- the LOC120709394 gene encoding vacuolar fusion protein MON1 homolog isoform X1, whose product MDPPPNPNPNPTNAQPQADAAARLAALSLRGGRDLPPDFEIHEHHLDDDDDDDEGYLTAASRGGSSTCAWKGLLDDDRDGDDVSPPSPSSSGYAGERGSSLDDDPDPEPEPAQDWPRDKKHLDEDDASSSWRKRKKHFFILSNSGKPIYSRYGDEHKLAGFSATLQAIISFVENSGDHIKFVRSGKHQVGDREAYSILFQTIVFLVKGPIYLVCISCTEESYEGLRGQLELMYGQLLLILTKSVNRCFEKNPKFDMAPLLGGTDAVFLSLIHAFSWNPATFLHAYTCLPLAQSTRQAASAVLQDVADSGVLFALLMCEHKVISLVGAQKATLHPDDILLLANFILSSESFRTSESFSPICLPRYNPMAFLYAYVHFFDEHTYVTLLTTQSDAFYDLKDSRARIQNVLLKSNVLTEVQRSLHESALHVEDLPIDPSSQSASQPPQSSRDMSSQSLTSEMAIGGPAGLWHFIYKSVYLDQYVSSEFPSSISNQKQQKRLYKAYQKLYASMHDKATDPHKTQFRRDEDYVLFCWITQDFELYAAFNPLADKTQAIKMCNRVCQWVRDLENEIFVYGESALSW is encoded by the exons ATGGATCCACcaccaaaccctaaccccaacCCCACCAACGCCCAGCCCCAAGCCGACGCTGCAGCCAGGCTCGCCGCCCTCTCTCTTCGCGGCGGCAGGGACCTCCCCCCGGACTTCGAGATCCACGAGCACcacctcgacgacgacgacgacgacgacgagggctACCTCACCGCCGCGTCCAGAGGCGGGAGCAGCACCTGTGCCTGGAAGGGCCTTCTTGACGACGACAGGGACGGGGACGACGTCTCCCCGCCCAGCCCCAGCAGCAGCGGTTACGCCGGCGAGCGGGGAAGCAGCCTCGACGATGACcccgaccccgaacccgaacctgCCCAGGATTGGCCGCGTGACAAGAAGCATCTCGACGAG GACGATGCCTCATCTTCgtggaggaagaggaaaaaACATTTCTTCATCTTGAGCAATTCTGGCAAGCCAATATATTCCAG GTATGGAGACGAGCACAAGCTAGCTGGCTTTTCTGCTACACTGCAAGCAATCATTTCCTTTGTTGAGAACAG TGGTGACCATATCAAATTTGTGAGGTCTGGCAAACATCAGGTCGGAGACCGAGAAGCCTATTCGATCTTATTTCAGACT ATAGTTTTCCTTGTGAAAGGACCAATCTATTTAGTCTGTATAAGCTGCACGGAAGAGTCATATGAAGGACTGAGGGGGCAATTAGAGCTCATGTATGGTCAG TTGTTGCTTATTTTGACAAAGTCGGTCAATAGGTGCTTTGAGAAGAATCCCAAATTCGATATGGCACCATTGCTTGGTGGCACTGATGCAGTTTTCCTATCTCTTATACACGCATTCAGCTG GAATCCAGCGACGTTTCTTCATGCATACACATGCCTCCCTCTCGCGCAATCAACAAGGCAGGCAGCTAGCGCAGTTTTGCAGGATGTTGCTGATTCAGGGGTTCTATTTGCACTGTTGATGTGTGAGCACAAG GTAATTAGTCTTGTGGGAGCACAAAAGGCAACTTTGCATCCTGATGATATTTTATTACTTGCGAATTTCATACTGTCCTCTGAATCTTTTAG AACGTCAGAGTCATTTTCACCCATATGTTTGCCAAGATACAATCCTATGGCCTTCTTGTATGCTTATGTTCACTTTTTCGAT GAACATACATACGTGACTTTGCTTACTACGCAATCAGATGCCTTTTATGATCTCAAGGATTCCAG GGCCCGCATTCAAAATGTTCTCTTGAAGTCAAATGTCCTCACCGAAGTCCAAAGATCTTTACATGAGAGTGCGCTGCATGTTGAGGATCTCCCAATCGATCCATCTTCTCAATCTGCATCCCAGCCTCCGCAGTCATCTCGAGACATGAGTTCCCAATCTTTAACTTCTGAAATGGCAATTGGAGGACCGGCTGGACTCTGGCATTTTATATACAAAAGTGTTTACCTTGACCAGTATGTATCATCTgaattcccctcatccattagCAATCAAAAGCAGCAAAAGAG ATTGTACAAAGCTTACCAAAAACTGTATGCCTCCATGCACGATAAAGCAACAGATCCACACAAAACTCAATTCAGAAGAGACGAGGATTATG TTCTATTTTGCTGGATAACTCAGGACTTTGAGCTGTATGCAGCCTTTAATCCACTGGCTGATAAG ACCCAAGCAATTAAGATGTGCAATAGAGTATGCCAATGGGTGAGGGATTTAGAGAATGAGATATTCGTATATGGGGAAAGCGCCCTTTCCTGGTGA